The Saccharothrix variisporea genome has a segment encoding these proteins:
- a CDS encoding SigB/SigF/SigG family RNA polymerase sigma factor encodes MNAVDYQPLFAELAATQRDGSRYALLRDRLVTEHLPLARHIADRFAERGESVEDLRQVAALGLIHAVDRFDASRGIDFLAFAVPTITGEVRRYLRDQGWAVRVPRRLKELCVSIDTARVELARRTGRSPKPTEVARHLGISVDEVYEGLHATSAHHLLSLDALDDEELDADRLSSDDPALEVVELQHALDPMLRGLPRRERRIVVLRFFRNMTQSQIADSVGVSQMHVSRLLSRSLARLRTLLDDV; translated from the coding sequence ATGAACGCCGTCGACTACCAGCCGCTGTTCGCCGAACTCGCGGCGACCCAGCGTGACGGTTCGCGCTACGCGCTGTTGCGCGACCGGCTGGTGACCGAGCACCTGCCCCTGGCCCGGCACATCGCCGACCGGTTCGCCGAGCGCGGCGAGTCCGTGGAGGACCTGCGGCAGGTGGCGGCGCTGGGCCTCATCCACGCCGTGGACCGGTTCGACGCCTCCCGCGGGATCGACTTCCTGGCCTTCGCCGTGCCGACGATCACCGGCGAGGTCCGCCGGTACCTGCGCGACCAGGGCTGGGCGGTGCGGGTGCCCCGGCGGCTCAAGGAGCTGTGCGTCTCGATCGACACCGCGCGCGTCGAACTGGCCCGCCGCACCGGGCGCTCCCCCAAGCCGACGGAGGTCGCCCGGCACCTGGGCATCAGCGTGGACGAGGTCTACGAGGGCCTGCACGCCACCTCCGCCCACCACCTGCTGTCCCTGGACGCCCTGGACGACGAGGAACTGGACGCCGACCGGCTCAGCTCCGACGACCCGGCCCTGGAGGTCGTGGAGCTGCAGCACGCCCTGGACCCGATGCTGCGCGGCCTGCCCCGGCGCGAGCGGCGGATCGTGGTGCTGCGGTTCTTCCGCAACATGACCCAGAGCCAGATCGCCGACTCGGTCGGGGTGTCCCAGATGCACGTGTCCAGGCTGTTGAGCCGTTCACTGGCCCGGTTGCGCACTCTGCTCGATGATGTGTGA
- a CDS encoding ATP-binding protein: MAALPASLSTIRAVAGAIARSTPSLAVDLVVAVDEACTTLITRAREHAVLACRFVRDGDCVRFRAQVRSTAVTVPDHRSLYWRVVSAMADTVATWVDGDGLLHVELRCRA, encoded by the coding sequence ATGGCGGCGCTACCGGCCAGCCTGTCCACCATCCGCGCGGTCGCGGGCGCCATCGCCCGGTCCACGCCCTCGCTCGCGGTCGACCTCGTGGTCGCGGTGGACGAGGCCTGCACGACGCTGATCACCCGCGCCCGCGAGCACGCCGTCCTGGCCTGCCGGTTCGTCCGAGACGGTGATTGTGTGCGGTTCCGGGCACAGGTCCGGTCGACGGCCGTGACCGTGCCCGATCACCGCTCGTTGTACTGGCGGGTCGTCTCCGCTATGGCCGACACGGTGGCCACGTGGGTGGACGGTGACGGCTTGTTGCACGTCGAGCTGAGGTGCCGGGCATGA
- a CDS encoding ABC transporter ATP-binding protein has product MTGVILFASPTPTPEAPVLEANNLEVVYDDVMLVLRGVSLRIPEGRIVALLGANGAGKTTLLRAFSGLLDVHDGKVTRGSVTLDGNPIHRSSPARIAGLGVKQALEGRRILAELTVEENLRIGGHARPRALKQNLERMYELFPRLKERRRQSAGYLSGGEQQMLSIGRALMSEPRYLLLDEPSLGLAPLMVQQIRDLIVKINEQGTTVLLVEQNATMALSIADHGYVLETGKVVMDKPAVALLADEDVREFYLGLRAEGTTSSFRDVKHYKRRKRWLS; this is encoded by the coding sequence GTGACCGGCGTCATACTGTTCGCCTCCCCGACACCCACCCCGGAGGCGCCGGTGCTGGAGGCGAACAACCTTGAGGTGGTCTACGACGACGTGATGCTGGTGCTGCGCGGCGTGAGCCTGCGCATCCCCGAAGGGCGGATCGTCGCACTGCTCGGCGCCAACGGCGCCGGCAAGACCACCTTGCTGCGGGCCTTCTCGGGCCTGCTCGACGTGCACGACGGGAAGGTGACCCGAGGCTCCGTCACGTTGGACGGCAACCCGATCCACCGGTCCTCACCGGCCCGGATCGCGGGCCTGGGCGTGAAGCAGGCGCTGGAGGGGCGCCGCATCCTGGCCGAGCTGACCGTGGAGGAGAACCTGCGCATCGGCGGGCACGCCCGGCCGCGCGCGCTCAAGCAGAACCTGGAGCGGATGTACGAGCTGTTCCCGCGCCTGAAGGAGCGGCGGCGGCAGAGCGCGGGCTACCTGTCCGGCGGTGAGCAGCAGATGCTGTCCATCGGCCGGGCGCTGATGTCCGAGCCGCGCTACCTGCTGCTGGACGAGCCGAGCCTGGGGCTGGCGCCGCTGATGGTGCAGCAGATCCGGGACCTCATCGTCAAGATCAACGAGCAGGGGACGACGGTGCTGCTGGTGGAGCAGAACGCCACCATGGCGCTGTCCATCGCCGACCACGGCTACGTGCTCGAGACCGGCAAGGTCGTGATGGACAAGCCCGCGGTCGCGCTGCTGGCCGACGAGGACGTGCGCGAGTTCTACCTGGGCCTGCGCGCCGAGGGCACCACGTCCTCGTTCCGCGACGTCAAGCACTACAAGCGGCGGAAGCGGTGGTTGTCGTGA
- a CDS encoding ABC transporter ATP-binding protein, with product MNVLEVEDVALAFSGVKAVDGVSFTVGAGELFAIIGPNGAGKTSIFNVLSGVYRPQQGSVRFQGQEILGMRPHRIAALGVARTFQNIELFAHLTVVDNLMLGRHNHMRYGALSAFAWLGRAKREELANRQAVEDVIDFLELEQWRRLPVGLLPYGVQKRVELGRALAMEPRVLLLDEPVAGMNVEETEDMARFVLDVRDELGIAMVMVEHDMGLVMELADRVMVLDFGKPIRTGTPAEVQRDPDVVRAYLGEQHKTVGGAA from the coding sequence GTGAACGTGCTGGAGGTCGAGGACGTGGCCCTGGCGTTCAGCGGGGTCAAGGCGGTCGACGGCGTGTCGTTCACCGTAGGCGCGGGCGAGCTGTTCGCGATCATCGGACCGAACGGCGCGGGCAAGACGTCGATCTTCAACGTGCTGTCCGGGGTCTACCGGCCGCAGCAGGGCTCGGTGCGCTTCCAGGGGCAGGAGATCCTCGGGATGCGCCCGCACAGGATCGCCGCGCTGGGCGTGGCCCGGACGTTCCAGAACATCGAGCTGTTCGCCCACCTGACCGTGGTGGACAACCTCATGCTGGGGCGGCACAACCACATGCGGTACGGGGCGCTGTCCGCGTTCGCGTGGCTGGGCCGGGCCAAGCGCGAGGAGCTGGCCAACCGGCAGGCGGTCGAGGACGTGATCGACTTCCTGGAGCTGGAGCAGTGGCGGCGGCTGCCGGTGGGGCTGCTGCCCTACGGCGTGCAGAAGCGCGTCGAGCTGGGCCGGGCGCTGGCCATGGAGCCGCGGGTGCTGCTGCTGGACGAGCCGGTCGCGGGCATGAACGTCGAGGAGACCGAGGACATGGCCCGGTTCGTGCTCGACGTCCGGGACGAGCTGGGCATCGCGATGGTCATGGTGGAGCACGACATGGGGCTGGTCATGGAGCTGGCCGACCGCGTGATGGTGCTGGACTTCGGCAAGCCCATCCGCACCGGCACGCCGGCCGAGGTGCAGCGCGACCCCGACGTCGTGCGCGCCTACCTGGGCGAGCAGCACAAGACGGTCGGAGGTGCGGCGTGA
- a CDS encoding AMP-dependent synthetase/ligase produces MTTTTSVATKTVASRVRDRAAAHPDAVALRAKDFGIWQEVTWKEYWASAELVGHALLALGIDPGDRVAIHSENRREWLYADIGTTAVRAITVGLYPTNPAGEVAYLLSHSGARVLVAEDQEQVDKALAVLDALPDLEKIVYLEPRGIRHRYDHPKLMSWEEFLALGAEHRDAHPDAVEHRMRQVEPDDVLTLIYTSGTTGPPKGAMLTVANVEYAIETLVEGGGFTSPPPSPKDVTLSYLPLCHVAERIFTTWFSASAGIQVHFAESIETVQPNLREVQPTILFGVPRIWEKVLAAVTIGASSATWLKRVTTKFWLRVADRIGEELVRTGGKHTASTRLKYAVGWVFCYRALRTRIGMRRVRYAASGAAPIAPEVLKFFMGIGVPMHEVYGMTENSAIATANRPGRVKVGTVGEPHDGVELRITDDGEIQTRHAGVFKGYWRDEDATRRAVTEDGWLHTGDVGEWVDGTHVRITDRMKDIIITAGGKNVAPSEIENALKTSPYIKEAVVVGDQRAYLVALIGIEYDTVGHWARDRKIAYTTYRDLSEKAEVKELVQGIVTRVNEKFASVEQVKKFRMLPKELDHEDGELTATQKVKRSALAKAFGDLVDDMYSGGSR; encoded by the coding sequence GTGACCACCACGACGAGCGTTGCCACCAAGACCGTCGCCTCCCGCGTGCGGGACCGCGCCGCCGCCCACCCGGACGCCGTCGCGTTGCGCGCCAAGGACTTCGGGATCTGGCAGGAGGTCACCTGGAAGGAGTACTGGGCGTCCGCCGAACTGGTCGGCCACGCCCTGCTCGCCCTCGGGATCGACCCCGGCGACCGGGTCGCGATCCACTCCGAGAACCGCCGCGAGTGGCTCTACGCCGACATCGGCACCACCGCCGTCCGCGCGATCACGGTCGGCCTGTACCCGACCAACCCGGCGGGCGAGGTCGCCTACCTGCTGTCCCACTCGGGCGCGCGGGTGCTGGTGGCCGAGGACCAGGAGCAGGTCGACAAGGCGCTGGCCGTGCTGGACGCCCTGCCGGACCTGGAGAAGATCGTCTACCTGGAGCCGCGCGGCATCCGGCACCGCTACGACCACCCGAAGCTGATGTCGTGGGAGGAGTTCCTCGCCCTGGGCGCGGAGCACCGCGACGCCCACCCCGACGCCGTCGAGCACCGGATGCGGCAGGTCGAGCCGGACGACGTGCTCACCCTGATCTACACGTCCGGCACCACCGGCCCGCCCAAGGGCGCGATGCTCACCGTGGCCAACGTCGAGTACGCCATCGAGACGCTGGTCGAGGGCGGCGGGTTCACCTCGCCACCGCCGTCGCCCAAGGACGTGACCCTGTCCTACCTGCCGCTGTGCCACGTGGCCGAGCGGATCTTCACGACGTGGTTCAGCGCGTCGGCCGGCATCCAGGTGCACTTCGCCGAGTCGATCGAGACCGTGCAGCCCAACCTGCGCGAGGTGCAGCCGACGATCCTGTTCGGCGTGCCGCGCATCTGGGAGAAGGTGCTGGCGGCGGTGACCATCGGCGCGTCCTCGGCGACCTGGCTCAAGCGCGTGACCACGAAGTTCTGGCTGCGCGTGGCCGACAGGATCGGCGAGGAACTGGTCCGCACGGGCGGGAAGCACACGGCGTCCACCAGGCTGAAGTACGCGGTGGGCTGGGTCTTCTGCTACCGGGCGCTGCGCACGCGGATCGGGATGCGCCGGGTCCGCTACGCCGCCTCGGGCGCGGCCCCGATCGCCCCGGAGGTGTTGAAGTTCTTCATGGGGATCGGCGTGCCCATGCACGAGGTCTACGGCATGACCGAGAACTCGGCCATCGCCACCGCGAACCGGCCCGGCCGGGTCAAGGTCGGCACGGTCGGCGAGCCGCACGACGGCGTCGAGCTGCGGATCACCGACGACGGCGAGATCCAGACCCGGCACGCGGGCGTGTTCAAGGGCTACTGGCGCGACGAGGACGCCACCCGGCGCGCGGTGACCGAGGACGGCTGGCTGCACACCGGGGACGTGGGCGAGTGGGTGGACGGCACGCACGTCCGGATCACCGACCGCATGAAGGACATCATCATCACCGCCGGCGGCAAGAACGTGGCCCCGTCGGAGATCGAGAACGCCCTGAAGACCTCGCCCTACATCAAGGAAGCCGTCGTCGTCGGCGACCAGCGCGCGTACCTGGTCGCGCTGATCGGCATCGAGTACGACACGGTCGGGCACTGGGCGCGCGACCGCAAGATCGCCTACACCACCTACCGGGACCTGTCGGAGAAGGCGGAGGTGAAGGAGCTGGTGCAGGGGATCGTCACGCGCGTCAACGAGAAGTTCGCGTCCGTGGAGCAGGTGAAGAAGTTCCGGATGCTGCCCAAGGAGCTCGACCACGAGGACGGCGAGCTGACCGCGACGCAGAAGGTCAAGCGGTCCGCGCTGGCCAAGGCGTTCGGGGACCTCGTGGACGACATGTACTCGGGAGGGTCCCGGTGA
- a CDS encoding branched-chain amino acid ABC transporter permease: MSEFLQSLIRGLGTGSIYALLALGFVIIYKSTRVISFAQPAFMLAGAVLVSYLAAEVGFFVAVPVAAVLIAVLALGVERTVLRPMIGKPVFVVAIITIGVDVVVRVVTNAFIGLDVRQVGDPWGLDTVALLGVEVQERYLVMFLTTAVVVAVLFAFFRFSRVGLAMRAVAYDQEVAMAQGISVGSVFALSWAIAGGLAALAGVFVATGAGVDQQLWIIALKALPAIILGGLDSLGGAVAGGLAVGVVESLVGTYQGDVAPWLGPNFALVAPYALMLVVLLVRPYGLFGSKEVERL, encoded by the coding sequence GTGAGCGAGTTCCTCCAAAGCCTGATCCGGGGGCTGGGCACCGGGTCGATCTACGCGTTGCTGGCCCTGGGTTTCGTGATCATCTACAAGTCCACGCGGGTGATCAGCTTCGCCCAGCCGGCGTTCATGCTGGCGGGCGCGGTGCTGGTCAGCTACCTGGCCGCCGAGGTCGGGTTCTTCGTGGCGGTGCCGGTGGCGGCGGTGCTGATCGCCGTGCTGGCGCTGGGCGTGGAGCGGACCGTGCTGCGGCCGATGATCGGCAAGCCGGTGTTCGTGGTCGCGATCATCACCATCGGCGTGGACGTGGTGGTGCGGGTGGTGACCAACGCGTTCATCGGGCTGGACGTGCGGCAGGTCGGCGACCCGTGGGGCCTGGACACGGTGGCGTTGCTGGGTGTCGAGGTGCAGGAGCGGTACCTGGTGATGTTCCTGACCACCGCGGTCGTGGTCGCCGTGCTGTTCGCGTTCTTCCGGTTCTCCCGGGTCGGGCTGGCCATGCGGGCGGTCGCCTACGACCAGGAAGTGGCGATGGCGCAGGGCATCTCCGTCGGGTCGGTGTTCGCGTTGTCGTGGGCGATCGCGGGCGGCCTGGCGGCGTTGGCCGGCGTATTCGTGGCGACCGGGGCCGGGGTCGACCAACAGCTGTGGATCATCGCTTTGAAGGCGTTGCCGGCCATCATCCTCGGTGGCTTGGACTCGCTGGGCGGCGCGGTCGCCGGTGGGTTGGCCGTGGGGGTCGTGGAGTCGCTGGTCGGTACCTACCAAGGAGATGTGGCGCCCTGGCTCGGACCCAACTTCGCCCTGGTGGCGCCGTACGCGTTGATGCTGGTCGTGCTGCTGGTGCGGCCCTACGGGTTGTTCGGCAGCAAGGAGGTGGAGCGGCTGTGA
- a CDS encoding branched-chain amino acid ABC transporter permease, with product MKGLKGRPELYTSYAQDMAFLNTRPKRAWTGALVVFALLMPFAVTDDLLMLLATGFVAAIGAIGLNIVTGYAGQVSLGHAFFLAIGAYTGAALSGDPDGRVLGFGITSLPVWLLASGLVAALFGVIVAPLAVRLRGLYLAIVTLGLVFLGEHVFREWDSLTGGPGVGRPAAVPEVFGVRLDRPSEFFTGPQQLYLLMFVLLVIFGVLARNLVRSRIGRAFAAVRDRDLAAAVIGVDLTKYKVLAFAISSFYAGVAGALLFVVNGFFDPGSFNLLLSVQYIAMVLIGGAGTISGAVMGALFITLLPRITRELPAVLPFISTDATGVITVFQVEAVLYGLLIVVFLIVEPRGLFGIWVRVRNYWRTWPFSY from the coding sequence GTGAAGGGTCTGAAAGGTCGTCCCGAGCTGTACACCTCTTATGCGCAGGACATGGCGTTCCTCAACACGCGGCCGAAGCGGGCGTGGACCGGGGCGTTGGTGGTCTTCGCGTTGCTGATGCCGTTCGCCGTGACCGACGACCTGTTGATGTTGCTGGCGACCGGGTTCGTGGCGGCCATCGGGGCCATCGGGCTCAACATCGTCACCGGGTACGCCGGTCAGGTGTCGTTGGGGCACGCGTTCTTCCTGGCCATCGGGGCTTACACGGGTGCCGCGCTGTCCGGTGACCCGGACGGGCGGGTGCTGGGGTTCGGCATCACGTCACTGCCGGTGTGGCTGCTGGCCTCGGGGCTGGTGGCGGCGTTGTTCGGCGTGATCGTGGCACCGCTGGCGGTGCGGTTGCGCGGGCTGTACCTGGCGATCGTCACGCTGGGGCTGGTCTTCCTGGGGGAGCACGTCTTCCGGGAGTGGGACTCGCTCACCGGCGGCCCGGGTGTCGGGCGGCCGGCGGCGGTGCCCGAGGTGTTCGGGGTGCGGCTGGACCGGCCCAGCGAGTTCTTCACCGGTCCGCAGCAGCTGTACCTGCTGATGTTCGTGCTCCTGGTGATTTTCGGCGTGCTGGCGCGCAACCTGGTGCGGTCGCGGATCGGGCGGGCGTTCGCCGCGGTGCGCGACCGGGACCTGGCGGCGGCGGTCATCGGCGTCGACCTCACCAAGTACAAGGTGCTGGCGTTCGCGATCTCGTCGTTCTACGCCGGGGTCGCGGGTGCGTTGTTGTTCGTGGTCAACGGGTTCTTCGACCCCGGGTCGTTCAACCTGCTGCTGTCGGTGCAGTACATCGCCATGGTCCTCATCGGCGGTGCGGGCACCATTTCGGGGGCGGTCATGGGCGCCCTGTTCATCACGCTGCTGCCGCGCATCACCCGGGAGCTGCCCGCGGTGCTGCCGTTCATCAGCACCGATGCGACGGGCGTGATCACGGTGTTCCAGGTCGAGGCGGTCCTGTACGGGCTGCTGATCGTGGTGTTCCTCATCGTCGAGCCACGCGGCCTGTTCGGGATTTGGGTTCGCGTCCGCAACTACTGGCGCACCTGGCCTTTCTCGTACTGA
- a CDS encoding ABC transporter substrate-binding protein, whose translation MSARSHRAVLVLFSALALTAVACRGGDGAAPAEGKGGVKVDFGVTSEACPQTGHSDRGCIYLGSISDLTEGPFKTLAVPITDAQKAFWKRVNDQGGIGGYDVDVTSYVKDNKYNPQIHNQVYQEIKGKILALAQTLGSPTTAAILPDLENTQMVSVPASWTSLWGHEEVVLESGTNYCLESMNSVDYAVEKLGVKSVMAVHLPGDYGDDAAAGAKIAAEKRGATFSSVVTQTGQDNQGGAIDAIVSGKPDLVILTTGPTDAAVIIGQTAARGYKGKFIGTSPTWNPGLLKSPAAPAIKALYFQSAPWKAWATDTPGHKAMRDALPSVTPNDGYTAGWVWSYPLKAALEKAVANKDLTRAGLLNAVRQLDKVDYEGMLPSGAGKFSGSPNDGVVRQSLIYKPDDAAPTGVTLVEDFFVGSTAKDYKFEKPCYQ comes from the coding sequence ATGTCCGCACGGAGTCACAGAGCGGTGCTCGTGTTGTTCTCTGCGTTGGCGCTCACCGCCGTGGCCTGCCGGGGAGGTGACGGCGCGGCGCCGGCGGAGGGCAAGGGCGGGGTCAAGGTCGACTTCGGCGTGACCAGCGAGGCCTGCCCGCAGACCGGCCACAGCGACCGGGGCTGCATCTACCTCGGGTCGATCTCGGACCTGACCGAGGGGCCGTTCAAGACGCTGGCGGTGCCGATCACCGACGCGCAGAAGGCGTTCTGGAAGCGGGTGAACGACCAGGGCGGGATCGGCGGCTACGACGTGGACGTCACGTCGTACGTCAAGGACAACAAGTACAACCCGCAGATCCACAACCAGGTGTACCAGGAGATCAAGGGCAAGATCCTCGCGCTGGCCCAGACCCTGGGCTCGCCCACGACCGCGGCGATCCTGCCCGACCTGGAGAACACGCAGATGGTGAGCGTGCCCGCGTCGTGGACGTCGTTGTGGGGGCACGAGGAGGTCGTGCTGGAGTCGGGCACGAACTACTGCCTGGAGTCGATGAACTCCGTCGACTACGCGGTGGAGAAGCTGGGCGTCAAGAGCGTCATGGCCGTGCACCTGCCCGGTGACTACGGCGACGACGCGGCGGCCGGCGCGAAGATCGCGGCGGAGAAGCGGGGTGCCACGTTCTCGTCCGTGGTCACCCAGACCGGCCAGGACAACCAGGGCGGCGCGATCGACGCGATCGTGTCCGGCAAGCCCGACCTGGTGATCCTGACGACCGGCCCGACCGACGCGGCCGTGATCATCGGCCAGACGGCGGCCCGCGGGTACAAGGGCAAGTTCATCGGCACGTCCCCGACCTGGAACCCGGGCCTGCTCAAGTCCCCGGCCGCGCCCGCGATCAAGGCGCTGTACTTCCAGTCCGCGCCGTGGAAGGCGTGGGCGACCGACACGCCGGGCCACAAGGCGATGCGGGACGCGCTGCCGAGCGTGACGCCCAACGACGGCTACACCGCCGGGTGGGTCTGGTCGTACCCGTTGAAGGCGGCGCTGGAGAAGGCCGTGGCCAACAAGGACCTGACCCGGGCCGGGTTGCTCAACGCCGTGCGGCAGCTGGACAAGGTGGACTACGAGGGGATGCTGCCGTCCGGTGCGGGCAAGTTCTCCGGCAGCCCGAACGACGGTGTGGTGCGGCAGAGCCTGATCTACAAGCCGGACGACGCCGCTCCCACCGGGGTGACGCTGGTGGAGGACTTCTTCGTGGGTTCGACGGCGAAGGACTACAAGTTCGAGAAGCCCTGCTACCAGTGA
- a CDS encoding NPCBM/NEW2 domain-containing protein, with product MEAPPTPGTTATTTTTYDPEPGTTWLSDRQPVDDPPDGGSDRGAWTSGSANVRGQTRAKAWRATGAWCGKAQLAFTLDGQFTRLTAQVAIAGDSPDTRPLDFYVITDGTRSVEFQHVGKAPQPVDVALAGVHTLAIGVEPPDGDSTRCPGPERVAVWVEARLVPVR from the coding sequence GTGGAAGCACCACCCACCCCCGGCACCACCGCCACGACCACCACCACGTACGACCCGGAACCAGGCACGACCTGGTTGTCCGACCGCCAACCCGTCGACGACCCGCCGGACGGCGGAAGCGACCGGGGAGCGTGGACGTCGGGCTCGGCGAACGTGCGCGGGCAAACTCGGGCCAAAGCGTGGCGGGCCACCGGGGCGTGGTGCGGAAAGGCGCAGCTCGCTTTCACACTTGACGGGCAATTCACCCGGCTCACCGCGCAGGTCGCGATCGCGGGCGACTCGCCGGACACCAGACCGCTCGATTTCTACGTCATCACCGACGGCACAAGATCCGTCGAATTCCAACACGTCGGGAAAGCTCCGCAACCGGTCGACGTGGCGCTCGCCGGCGTGCACACCCTGGCGATCGGCGTCGAACCCCCGGACGGCGACTCCACCCGCTGCCCCGGTCCCGAGCGCGTGGCCGTGTGGGTCGAAGCGCGCCTGGTCCCCGTCCGCTGA
- a CDS encoding DUF4255 domain-containing protein — translation MIHEVDEALRRMVRDDALRGTDVEVAFDAPTKDWAARRNAPTVNVYLYDLREDMRRRQRGLLNDYENGQVVARRLPPRYIKLSYLVTAWTQRSEDEHRLLSELLVGFLRHEAVPPELLTGSLAALELPVPMTVALPPPEDRAFADVWTALGGELKPSLDVVVSAPVDSGRVFPAGPPVEDGVRLDMGGDSVRHRPAITRRHS, via the coding sequence GTGATCCACGAGGTAGACGAAGCCCTTCGGCGGATGGTCCGGGACGACGCGTTGCGCGGCACCGACGTCGAGGTGGCGTTCGACGCGCCGACCAAGGACTGGGCGGCGCGGCGGAATGCGCCCACGGTCAACGTCTACCTCTACGACCTCCGCGAGGACATGCGCCGGCGGCAGCGCGGGCTGCTCAACGACTACGAGAACGGACAGGTCGTCGCGCGCCGGCTGCCGCCCCGGTACATCAAGCTCTCCTACCTCGTCACCGCCTGGACGCAGCGGTCCGAGGACGAGCACCGGCTGCTGTCCGAACTGCTCGTCGGCTTCCTCCGGCACGAGGCCGTCCCGCCCGAGCTGCTGACCGGGAGCCTGGCCGCGCTGGAGCTGCCGGTCCCGATGACGGTGGCGCTGCCGCCGCCGGAGGACCGGGCGTTCGCCGACGTGTGGACGGCCCTCGGCGGGGAGTTGAAGCCCTCGCTGGACGTCGTCGTGTCGGCGCCCGTGGACTCGGGGCGCGTGTTCCCGGCCGGGCCGCCGGTCGAGGACGGGGTCCGGTTGGACATGGGGGGCGACTCGGTCCGGCACCGGCCCGCGATCACGCGCAGGCACTCGTGA